AACGAACCCTGGGCCAGCTCACCGAAGTGGGCCAGCGTCCCCGGCGTGGGCAGGAACGCGATCAGCTCGCTGCCGCCCGGGAAGAGCCAGGTCAGCGCGAGCAGTAGACCGGCGAGCATGCCCAGCACCTGACCCCAGAGCGGGGCCCGGACCAGCCGGGTGAGCGCCGCCGCGCCGGCCACCACGGCGACCGCGATGGTCGACTGGATCAGCCAGGTCCACTGCTGGAAGATCGACGACAGCGGGGCAGCGGCGAGCAGGGTCGCCGCGGCGGCCACGAAGCCGATGTTCCGGGACGCGATCACGGCGTCACCCTCTCTGTGGTCGGACGGGTCACCGCACCGCCCCGGCAACCGTCTCGGCCAGGGCCGCCCGCAGCGCGAAGCCCTGCGAGCCGCGCCCGGCCTGCGGCCAGAGCACCGGCAGTTGACCGTCGTGGTCGACCCCGATGATCCGCCAGCCGCCCTGCAACAGGGTGAGCGCGGCGGCGGCGTGGACCTGCTCGGCCTCGAACCGGGCACGTTCCGGCAGGCTGAGCCAGGTGGAGCTGTTGAGCAGGAAACCGACGCAGGTCGCGCCGCTGCCGCGCAGCCCGCTCAACAGCTCCGCCTCGGCGGTGGTCAGCGACCCGAACAGCGCGATGATCAGGCCGCCGTCGGCGCGTTGCCGGACCCGCTGCACCAGGGCCGCGACGTCGCCGCGCTGGTCGAGCCGGACGTCGGCGAGGTGGTCGAGGAGCAGGCCGTCACCGGTGGCCTCGGTGGCGTCGACGTCCACCCCGTCCCCGGTGACCAGGCGGAGCTTGTAGCCGGCCTGCCGGAGGTGGGTGGTGATGCTGGCGGCGGCGGAGACCGACCACTCGAAGCTGGCCGTCGGACCGTCGCCCCGGTGGCCGTGCGCCCGGGTGTCCAGCAGCACCGTGGCCCGGCTCTCCCAGGGCTGTTCCTCCCGGCGCACCATCAGCTCACCGGTGCGGGCGGTCGACTTCCAGTGCACCCGGCGCAGGTCGTCGCCCATCCGGTACTCCCGGGTGGCGGTGTCGTCCTCGCCGTGCACGGCGACCGACCGGGCCCGGCTGTCGCCGCTGCCGGCGTACTCACCGGGCAGGCGTACCGAGGGCAGCGGGGTAACCTGGGGGACCACCGTCAGCTGCTCGGTGCTGGGGAACGCCCGGGCCAGCTCGCACAGCCCGAACGGGTCGGTCATCCGGACCACCAGGGGCCCCACCTTGTACCGGCCGCGCACGTCGGCCCGGACGGTGTACGCCACCGAGCTGGCCTGCTGCGCGCCGAGTCGTTCCAGCACCACCCGGGGCCGGCTGCCCAGCGCGTACGGCAGCCGGTCCTCCAGCAGCAGGGTGCCGGTGGGCAGCCGGGACATGTTCTGCAACCGCAGCACCACCCGGGAGCTGGCCCCGACCGGCACCCGGTGCGGGTCGAGCGAGCGGTTGCAGGCCAGCTTGTACCTGGTCCGCCCGACGTAGAGCGCGGCGAGCAGTGGCAGGACGGCGAGCAGCACCGCCACCCGCAGCAGGTCCCGCTCGCCGAGGATGCCGGCGGAGATCGCCGCGGCGATCGCCGCCGCCAGGAACGAACGACCCCGGGTGGTCAGGCCCCGCAGCCCGGCCCGCACGTCACGGCCTCCGCGGCTCGAACGGCGGGCGGCCGTTGCCGGCGGCGGGCCGGGGCGTGTCGTACCCGGTGGCGCGCTTGCGGTCCGACGGCAGGGCCAGCCGGTGCACCAGGTCGGCGACGATCGCGTCGGTGGTGCGCCGGGCGAGCTGGGCGTCGGCGGTGGGGATGACCCGGTGGGCCAGCACCGGCACCGCCAGCGCCTGCAGGTCGTCGGGGAGCACGTAGTCACGCCCCTCCAGGGCGGCCACCGCGCGGGCGGTGCGCAGCAGCTGGAGGGTGGCCCGGGGGGACGCGCCCAGCCGCAGGTCGGGGGCCTCCCGGGTGGCGGTGACCAGGTCGACGGCGTACTGCTTGACGGCGTCGGCGACGTGCACGTTGCGGACGGTGGCGATCAGCCGGCGGACCGTGTCGGCGTCGGAGACCGGGCGCAGCTCCTGGAGCGGGTCGGCGGCGCCGTGCCCGTCGAGCATGGCCAGCTCGGCCTCCGGGCCGGGGTAGCCCATCGCGATCCGGGCGGTGAACCGGTCCCGCTGCGCCTCCGGCAGGGGGTACGTCCCCTCCATCTCGATCGGGTTCTGGGTGGCGATCACCATGAACGGCGTCTGGAGCTGGTAGGTGACCCCGTCGACGGTGACCTGCCGCTCCTCCATGCACTCCAGCAGCGCGGACTGGGTCTTCGGCGAGGCCCGGTTGATCTCGTCGCCGACGACCAGGTTGGCGAAGACCGCGCCGGGCCGGAACTCGAAGTCGTGGGTCTCCTGGTTGTAGACGCTGACCCCGGTGACGTCGCTGGGCAGCAGGTCCGGGGTGAACTGGATGCGGCGGACCGAGCAGTCGATGGACCGGGCCAGCGCCTTGGCCAGTTTGGTCTTGCCCACGCCCGGGACGTCCTCGATCAGCAGGTGGCCCTCGGCCAGCAGGACCGCCAGGGCGAGCCGCACCGTGGCTGTCTTGCCCTCGATGACCTGCTCGATGTTGGCCACGACGGCCTCGCTGGCGGCATGGAACTCGTCGTGCGGCAGCACGCCGCCCACCTCGTCCCAGGTCTGTTGTGTCACGGGCCTTCCCCTCGTCGCCACGACGGCAGCTCTGTAAGGAGCACCTGGACCCGTCGTTCGGTTCGCAACGGGAAGCCTCGTCTGCCGCAGGAATCGCACTGGTCTCTCAGGCTAACCATGTTTGCGGTGATCGCCGAACCCTGCCGGAAGTCGGCCGGTCACCCAGCGGATATTCGTCAGGTCGGGGGACCTGACGCGGCCGGTCGGTCACGGACGGTGACCGCCGGACCGGACGTGGTCCGCGGCCGGCGGACGCCAGGGGGTACACTGCGGGACATGGCCGGAGCCATCCTGCTTCTTACCGAGCCGTGCTGACGCGCTGACGCGCGACGGCACGGCGGCCCCTCCTGTGCGAGGGGCTTTTTCGTGCCCTGAACAGATGCCCCGGATCCGACCTGACCGCGCCAAGGAGAAGCCATGACTGAGGCAGCCGCACCGGCGGGCGACACCCCCCCGTTCCGGTACACCGCCGCCCTGGCCGACGAGATCGAGCGTCGGTGGCAGGACACCTGGGCGCGGGAGGGCACCTTCCACGCCCCGAACCCCACCGGCCCGCTGGCCGACCCGGACCACCCACGGGCCGGCGCGGAGAAGCTCTACGTGCTGGACATGTTCCCCTACCCGTCCGGCGCAGGGCTGCACGTCGGCCACCCGCTGGGCTACATCGGCACCGACTGCTACGCCCGCTACCAGCGGATGTCCGGCCGCAACGTGCTGCACGCGATGGGTTTCGACGCGTTCGGGCTGCCCGCCGAGCAGTACGCGGTGCAGACCGGCACCCATCCCCGGACGACCACGGTGGCCAACATCGAGCGGTACAAGGCGCAGCTGCGCCGGCTGGGGCTGGCCCACGACGAGCGGCGCTCGGTGGCCACCATCGACACCGACTTCTACCGGTGGACCCAGTGGGTCTTCCTGCAGATCTTCAACTCCTGGTACGACCCCGACGCCCGGAAGGCCCGCCCGGTCGCCGAGTTGGTCGCGGCGTTCGCCGCCGGTGACCGGCCGACCCCGGACGGCCGGGCCTGGGCCGAGCTGACCGACGCCGAACAGCGGCGGATCGTCGACGACCACCGGCTGGCGTACGTCTCGCAGGCGCCGGTGAACTGGTGCCCGGGGCTGGGCACCGTGCTGGCCAACGAGGAGGTCACCGCCGACGGCCGCTCCGACCGGGGCAACTTCCCGGTCTTCAAGCGCAACCTGAAGCAGTGGATGATGCGGATCACCGCGTACGGCGACCGGCTGCTGGACGACCTGGACGCGCTGGACTGGCCCGAGTCGATCAAGCTGCAACAGCGCAACTGGATCGGCCGCTCCACCGGCGCGCACATCGACTTCACGGCCGGGACCACCGATTCCGGCGAAGCCCGCATCAGGGTCTTCACCACCCGGCCGGACACCCTCTTCGGGGCCACCTACCTGGTGCTGGCCCCCGAGCACGAGCTGGTCGACGCGCTGACCCCGACCACCTGGCCGGCCGGGACGCGGGACGCCTGGACCGGGGGGCACGCCGGCCCCCGGGAGGCCGTCGAGGCGTACCGGAAGGCGGCGGCGGCCAAGACCGACGTGGAGCGGCAGGCCGACACCCGGGAGAAGACCGGCGTCTTCGTCGGCGCGTACGCCACCCACCCGGTCACCGGCGGGCAGCTCCCGATCTTCATCGCCGACTACGTGCTGGCCGGCTACGGCACCGGCGCGATCATGGCGGTGCCCGCCCAGGACGAGCGGGACTGGGACTTCGCCGAGGTCTTCGAGCTGCCGATCGTGCGGACCGTGCAGCCCGCCGACGGGTTCGACGGGAAGGCGTACACCGGGGACGGGCCGGCGATCAACAGCGCCGCGCCCGAGCGCGGCCTGGACCTCAACGGGATGGGGGTGGCCGACGCCAAGTCGGCGATCATCGCCTGGCTGGAGGCCAACGGCCACGGTGTCGGCGCGGTCACCTGGCGGCTGCGGGACTGGTTGTTCTCCCGGCAGCGCTACTGGGGCGAGCCGTTCCCGATCGTGTACGACTCCACCGGCGCGGCGATCCCGCTGCCCGAGTCGATGCTGCCGGTCGAGCTGCCCGAGGTGGACGACTTCTCGCCGAAGACGTTCGACCCGGACGACGCCGACAGCAACCCGGAGACCCCGCTGTCGCGGCGGCGTGACTGGGTCGAGGTGGAGCTGGACCTGGGCGACGGGCCGCAGCGGTACACCCGGGAGACCAACGTGATGCCGCAGTGGGCCGGCTCCTGCTGGTACGAGCTGCGCTACCTGGACCCCACCAACCCCGACCGGTTCGTCGACGCCGAGAACGAGCGGTACTGGATGGGGCCGCGCGCCGAGGGCGACTGCGGGGGCACCGATCTGTACGTCGGCGGGGCCGAGCACGCCGTACTGCACCTGCTGTACGCCCGGTTCTGGCACAAGGTGCTGTACGACCTGGGGCACGTGTCGTCGTTCGAGCCGTTCCGCAGGCTGTTCAACCAGGGCATGATCCAGGCGTTCGCGTTCACCGACCCGCGGGGCGTCTACGTGCCCGCCGAGGAGGTCGTCGAGGTCGACGGCCGCTGGTGGCACGGTGAGCAGGAGGTGACCCGCGAGTACGGCAAGATGGGCAAGTCGCTGCGCAACGTGGTCACCCCGGACGACATGTGCGCGGCGTACGGCGCGGACACCTTCCGGGTGTACGAGATGTCGATGGGCCCGCTGGAGGTGTCCCGCCCCTGGGAGACCCGGGCGGTGGTCGGGTCGTACCGGTTCCTGCAACGGGTCTGGCGGGCCGTGGTCGACGAGCAGACCGGCACGCTGCGGGTCACCGACGCGCCGGCCGACGAGACCACCCGCCGGCTGCTGCACCGGATCGTCGACGGGGTCCGGACCGACATGGAGGGCATCCGGTTCAACACCGCGATCGCCAAGCTGATCGAGCTGACCAACGCGGTGACC
Above is a window of Micromonospora rifamycinica DNA encoding:
- a CDS encoding AAA family ATPase — translated: MTQQTWDEVGGVLPHDEFHAASEAVVANIEQVIEGKTATVRLALAVLLAEGHLLIEDVPGVGKTKLAKALARSIDCSVRRIQFTPDLLPSDVTGVSVYNQETHDFEFRPGAVFANLVVGDEINRASPKTQSALLECMEERQVTVDGVTYQLQTPFMVIATQNPIEMEGTYPLPEAQRDRFTARIAMGYPGPEAELAMLDGHGAADPLQELRPVSDADTVRRLIATVRNVHVADAVKQYAVDLVTATREAPDLRLGASPRATLQLLRTARAVAALEGRDYVLPDDLQALAVPVLAHRVIPTADAQLARRTTDAIVADLVHRLALPSDRKRATGYDTPRPAAGNGRPPFEPRRP
- a CDS encoding DUF58 domain-containing protein, coding for MRAGLRGLTTRGRSFLAAAIAAAISAGILGERDLLRVAVLLAVLPLLAALYVGRTRYKLACNRSLDPHRVPVGASSRVVLRLQNMSRLPTGTLLLEDRLPYALGSRPRVVLERLGAQQASSVAYTVRADVRGRYKVGPLVVRMTDPFGLCELARAFPSTEQLTVVPQVTPLPSVRLPGEYAGSGDSRARSVAVHGEDDTATREYRMGDDLRRVHWKSTARTGELMVRREEQPWESRATVLLDTRAHGHRGDGPTASFEWSVSAAASITTHLRQAGYKLRLVTGDGVDVDATEATGDGLLLDHLADVRLDQRGDVAALVQRVRQRADGGLIIALFGSLTTAEAELLSGLRGSGATCVGFLLNSSTWLSLPERARFEAEQVHAAAALTLLQGGWRIIGVDHDGQLPVLWPQAGRGSQGFALRAALAETVAGAVR
- the leuS gene encoding leucine--tRNA ligase encodes the protein MTEAAAPAGDTPPFRYTAALADEIERRWQDTWAREGTFHAPNPTGPLADPDHPRAGAEKLYVLDMFPYPSGAGLHVGHPLGYIGTDCYARYQRMSGRNVLHAMGFDAFGLPAEQYAVQTGTHPRTTTVANIERYKAQLRRLGLAHDERRSVATIDTDFYRWTQWVFLQIFNSWYDPDARKARPVAELVAAFAAGDRPTPDGRAWAELTDAEQRRIVDDHRLAYVSQAPVNWCPGLGTVLANEEVTADGRSDRGNFPVFKRNLKQWMMRITAYGDRLLDDLDALDWPESIKLQQRNWIGRSTGAHIDFTAGTTDSGEARIRVFTTRPDTLFGATYLVLAPEHELVDALTPTTWPAGTRDAWTGGHAGPREAVEAYRKAAAAKTDVERQADTREKTGVFVGAYATHPVTGGQLPIFIADYVLAGYGTGAIMAVPAQDERDWDFAEVFELPIVRTVQPADGFDGKAYTGDGPAINSAAPERGLDLNGMGVADAKSAIIAWLEANGHGVGAVTWRLRDWLFSRQRYWGEPFPIVYDSTGAAIPLPESMLPVELPEVDDFSPKTFDPDDADSNPETPLSRRRDWVEVELDLGDGPQRYTRETNVMPQWAGSCWYELRYLDPTNPDRFVDAENERYWMGPRAEGDCGGTDLYVGGAEHAVLHLLYARFWHKVLYDLGHVSSFEPFRRLFNQGMIQAFAFTDPRGVYVPAEEVVEVDGRWWHGEQEVTREYGKMGKSLRNVVTPDDMCAAYGADTFRVYEMSMGPLEVSRPWETRAVVGSYRFLQRVWRAVVDEQTGTLRVTDAPADETTRRLLHRIVDGVRTDMEGIRFNTAIAKLIELTNAVTRLEQTPREVAEPLVLMLAPFAPHVAEELWRMLGHDTSLAYADFPTADPALLVAETLTYPVQVNGKVRGRVEVPADAAQEAVRAAALEAVASALAGKEPRKVIVVPGRLVSVVA